In the Malassezia vespertilionis chromosome 1, complete sequence genome, one interval contains:
- the RPL20B gene encoding 60S ribosomal protein L20B (COG:J; EggNog:ENOG503NUZ6) has protein sequence MGRYSEYLVIGRHLPTERDPVPALYRMRIFAPNETIAKSRFWYFVRQLRKMKKATGEIVTVNKIEEKKPLKVKNFGVWLRYNSRSGTHNMYKEYRGMSRAEAVENMYQDMASRHRARFGSIHILRVAEIEKVEDLRRPYLKQLTTKNLRFPLPHRRSRAAGIYAAHRPSTFY, from the exons ATGGGCCGCTATTCGGAATACCTTGTTATCGGTCGGCACCTGCCCACGGAGAGGGACCCCGTCCCTGCTCTGTACAGGATGCGGATCTTTGCTCCCAACGAGACGATCGCCAAGTCGCGTTTCTGGTACTTTGTTCGTCAGCTCCGTAAGATGAAGAAAGCCACTGGTGAGATTGTGACTGTAAACAAG ATCGAGGAGAAGAAGCCTTTGAAGGTCAAGAACTTTGGTGTCTGGCTCCGCTACAACTCCCGCTCTGGTACGCACAATATGTACAAGGAGTACCGCGGCATGTCCCGTGCCGAGGCCGTTGAGAACATGTACCAGGACATGGCTTCTCGCCACCGTGCCCGTTTTGGCAGCATTCAC ATTCTCCGTGTCGCTGAGATCGAGAAGGTCGAGGACCTCCGTCGTCCTTACCTCAAGCAGCTCACCACCAAGAACCTGCGCTTCCCTCTTCCCCATCGCCGCTCTCGTGCTGCGGGCATCTATGCCGCGCACCGCCCATCGACCTTCTACTAA
- the REI1 gene encoding pre-60S factor rei1 (EggNog:ENOG503NX8I; COG:S) codes for MSGAVDTRHMGDEPVYTCVTCNIAYFSAHEQREHFRSDLHRYNMKRRVTDLAPVSAATFNDKVQERRAVLAQAQEPGQSGKCQVCNKLFSSQNAYRDHMQSKKHKEMEKKRANAPKRPDAPPRTAPPIEGTEQEGEHMDDETSMEQSMEQKIARARRIDPSAECLCCGVQQSSLEDNVAHMQSAHGFFLPERKYLVDPAGLMQYLADKVSVGNVCLWCNGKGRSFHDLESIRKHMLDKSHCKVAYDTQEDQLELSDFYDFRASYPDYQGSDWEDADDDAKPGDEMWVPDQEDEERLPDNNVRYGDSELELVLPSGARLGHRSLQRYYRQTLWQTPAAQTNANSGRALAHRLAGTHTAPSNLVVTSRGGNQVVARNHGEAKEANRHIREFRDQKRREQYKTKIGFRNNNQKHFRDQLLQ; via the coding sequence ATGAGCGGAGCTGTGGACACACGACACATGGGCGACGAGCCAGTGTACACATGTGTGACGTGCAATATAGCGTACTTCAGTGCGCATGAGCAGCGCGAACATTTCCGCTCCGACTTGCACCGCTACAATATGAAGCGCCGTGTGACAGATTTGGCGCCCGTCAGTGCCGCCACATTTAACGACAAAGTGCAGgagcgccgtgcggtgcttgcgcaggcaCAGGAGCCCGGACAGTCTGGCAAATGCCAGGTATGCAACAAACTGTTTTCCTCGCAGAATGCGTACAGGGACCACATGCAGTCGAAGAAGCACAAAGAGAtggaaaagaagcgcgcaaatgcaccgaAACGGCCCGATGCGCCaccgcgcactgcgccgcccatagAGGGAACGGAGCAAGAGGGCGAGCATATGGACGATGAAACGAGCATGGAACAGTCGATGGAGCAGaaaattgcgcgcgcacgccggATCGATCCCAGTGCAGAGTGCCTCTGTTGTGGCGTACAGCAGTCTTCATTGGAGGACAATGTGGCGCACATGCAGAGCGCGCACGGGTTCTTTTTGCCCGAGCGCAAGTACCTCGTTGATCCTGCGGGTCTTATGCAGTACCTGGCGGATAAAGTATCGGTAGGCAATGTATGCCTGTGGTGCAACGGCAAAGGCCGCAGCTTTCACGATCTCGAGTCTATACGGAAGCATATGCTAGACAAGTCGCACTGCAAGGTTGCATATGACACACAGGAGGATCAGCTCGAGCTGTCTGACTTTTACGATTTCCGCGCAAGCTACCCAGACTACCAAGGTTCCGATTGGGAGGATGCGGACGACGACGCAAAACCCGGCGACGAAATGTGGGTGCCCGACcaagaggacgaggagaGACTGCCGGACAACAATGTGCGCTACGGAGACTCGGAGCTAGAGCTTGTGTTGCCGTCTGGTGCACGGCTTGGGCATCGCTCTCTGCAGCGGTACTATCGCCAGACGCTCTGGCAgacgccagcggcgcagacgaaTGCAAATAGCGGAcgtgcgctggcgcacaGACTTGCGGGCACGCATACGGCGCCGTCAAATCTAGTCGTTACTTCGCGCGGCGGTAACCAGGTCGTTGCGCGGAACCACGGCGAGGCCAAGGAAGCGAATCGGCACATACGCGAGTTCCGCGACCAGAAACGGCGCGAGCAGTACAAGACCAAGATTGGTTTTCGCAATAACAACCAGAAACATTTCCGGGATCAACTCTTGCAGTAG
- a CDS encoding uncharacterized protein (COG:A; EggNog:ENOG503NY31) encodes MLFPEEDVGLVKQWLITELEPMYVYSKAYPSCDADPDVLADYVLALFKYDTNEQELLTMMNEQLADFLEGGTEPFVNKAYHTLNSGGYRTDTALQSRKREAESDAMDGVDDVDEESTEQSFKRQAYSYEDTEGMDERAAEAMPENPEGMPFVSAAHSGARPKNAAPKGRCRDYHNLGMCSRGATCKFYHSDDSIVGPMPDGTMPPMPMPMPMPDGMPMPFPPGMMPPPEQMAFAMEQMQRAMASGEVPGEFPMFPMGPMPGRGGMRGMRARGRGRGARAGFTGHGAHAARSKDTLVIENIPQEHLALASVNDYFKKFGTITNIEIDEPGAKATVSYATPSEADAAHKNPDVIFGNRFVKVYFQRLDGPPPKPSKPNYMTDKGSNVYLAPSLRDAPVPEDQEKLKAAELRKKKQALLTMQLAEQKSLVEKLSHKELTPQGRKSIMVMLETLSAEIKTATEMLKKDLAVASNASEAPPVETDTSSAEAMTNELQAKLASLRKEAASLGLERGRGRGTLRGRGRGFHPRGMPFNRSMTLDNRTTRVGIAGLATDYDQAKVQAHLQRFGPVQSMTHEDGELIVQYRSRASGEMAMRSGATIPEVGDVQLRWVETPQAESTPATLEQAQFDADARENWKR; translated from the coding sequence ATGCTGTTTCCGGAGGAGGACGTCGGTTTGGTGAAGCAATGGCTGATCACGGAGCTGGAACCAATGTACGTATACAGCAAAGCTTACCCCAGCTGCGATGCAGATCCGGACGTGCTTGCTGACtatgtgcttgcgctgttCAAGTACGACACCAACGAACAAGAGCTGCTTACGATGATGAACGAGCAGCTTGCAGACTTCCTCGAGGGCGGTACAGAGCCGTTCGTGAACAAGGCGTACCATACATTGAATTCCGGCGGGTACCGCACGGACACTGCTTTGCAATCGCGGAAACGTGAAGCAGAAAGCGACGCAATGGACGGCGTCGACGACGTCGACGAGGAGTCGACGGAGCAGTCATTCAAGCGCCAGGCATATAGCTACGAGGATACAGAAGGGATGGACGAGCGTGCAGCCGAAGCAATGCCAGAGAACCCCGAGGGAATGCCATTTGtaagcgcggcgcattccggcgcgcgaccAAAGAATGCGGCGCCCAAAGGACGGTGTCGCGACTACCACAACCTTGGCATGTGCTCGCGCGGTGCGACCTGCAAGTTTTATCACTCGGACGATAGCATTGTTGGGCCGATGCCCGACGGCACGATGCCGCCAAtgccgatgccgatgccgatgccAGACGGGATGCCAATGCCATTTCCCCCGGGCATGATGCCACCGCCCGAGCAGATGGCCTTTGCCATGgagcagatgcagcgcgcgatggcaTCCGGCGAGGTACCAGGCGAGTTTCCCATGTTTCCCATGGGGCCCATGCCTGGACGCGGTGGAATGCGCGGCATGAGGgcgcgaggaagaggcCGTGGTGCGCGTGCTGGTTTTACGGGCCACGGTGCACATGCCGCGCGGAGTAAGGATACGCTGGTGATTGAGAATATACCCCAAGAGCATCTCGCATTGGCGAGCGTGAACGACTACTTTAAAAAGTTTGGTACAATTACCAACATTGAGATCGACGAGCCcggcgcaaaagcgacGGTGAGCTACGCGACGCCATCCGAAGCCGACGCCGCACACAAGAACCCCGACGTGATCTTTGGGAACCGCTTTGTGAAGGTCTACTTCCAGCGCCTTGACGGCCCGCCGCCCAAGCCCAGCAAACCCAACTACATGACGGACAAGGGCTCGAATGTGTACctcgcgccgtcgctccgagatgcgcctgtgcctgAGGACCAGGAGAAGCTCAAGGCCgcagagctgcgcaagaagaAGCAGGCGCTGCTTACCATGCAGCTCGCGGAGCAAAAATCGCTCGTAGAAAAGCTGAGCCACAAGGAGTTGACGCCGCAGGGGCGCAAGAGTATCATGGTCATGCTTGAGACGCTCTCTGCCGAAATCAAGACTGCGACGGAGATGCTGAAAAAGGATCTTGCCGTGGCTAGCAATgcgagcgaagcgccgcctgTGGAGACAGacacgtccagcgcggaAGCCATGACCAACGAACTGCAGGCGAAACTTGCGTCCTTGCGCAAGGAAGCCGCCTCGCTTGGGCTTGAGCGTGGACGTGGGCGTGGAACGCTGCGCGGCCGCGGCCGTGGATTCCATCCGCGTGGCATGCCATTCAACCGGTCCATGACGCTGGACAATCGCACGACACGTGTCGGTATTGCAGGACTGGCTACAGACTATGATCAGGCCAAAGTACAAGCGCATCTCCAGCGATTCGGGCCTGTGCAGTCTATGACCCATGAAGACGGCGAGCTTATCGTGCAATAtcgatcgcgcgcgagtgGCGAAATGGCGATGCGGAGTGGGGCAACCATCCCCGAGGTTGGCGACGTGCAGCTCCGCTGGGTAGAAACGCCGCAGGCAGAATCGACGCCGGCGACGCTAGAGCAGGCCCAATTcgatgccgatgcgcgTGAAAACTGGAAACGGTAG
- the vps35 gene encoding retromer complex subunit Vps35 (EggNog:ENOG503NVAF; COG:U; BUSCO:EOG09260T28), whose protein sequence is MESGCDRVGVPSDVLDSIQEDASTAALHLAQSDVDSEFGSYRGRRPNLNTKPSAISSPDACGDPAFADLSAPILHILSRGDLENSILSRPMHMDESTKTLTEALSVVKVQRVQLKRFLDTDRVMDALKCASTMLNELRASTLSPKHYYELYMAIFDALRHLSIYLHDAHSNGKHHLADLYELVQYCGNIVPRLYLMITVGGVYMSVPDAPVKEIMRDMIEMSRGIQHPTRGLFLRHYLSGATRDHLPSSTEPGPAGDLDDSIGFVLGNFVEMNKLWVRQQHLGHSRERERREMERRELRILVGTNLVRLSQLEGVSLDVYSSVILPRVLEQVVSCKDMIAQEHLMEVIVQVFLDEFHLHTLPQLLAACARLHPKVNVKQIVISLISRLAAYAAREAENESPEEIRRQEEEGARRLAIKTHEMQRTLPMPAHTVWQEIDAEQGRPKDRWTLFAEELGKVVPASVHGSIWHDMPPVKREEKGKDDAKQESAKQGDNHAVHRNADQETVSSAEKPEKDTEAQDQETVSSAEKPEKDTEAQDQETVSSATTAHRDTAPNADSAPQPDAPPSDTSRKFCGIPETVPLFEVFWDQILLLLNARADLTLADLAALLFALLDLCLHCYPDRLEYVDQILGFAHTKFAESSQASDRPAANSAHAQTLLLAPVNAYKNPLTLLVIPNFHVLWAEQPPLARRAVAQAIVQSMLQRHTRITTPEDAVGILELCASLIEEPEPQPSASESSSGQGIQQDFYPSAAIDELADRQGMLARVMHLFQAQEPEAQLRLLYIARHYLARGGDGIRYTFPALISAAIRLARKFRAYKEYDPQWDAHTATLFHFVHQLIAKLHRQVDAPELCVRFFLLAAEAADECGFEELAYEYYIQSFTLYEESISDSRSQLHAIGLIVSALFKTRIFCRENYDALTTRAAQYCSKLLKRPHQAAAVMMASHLWWQLPEAKGTVAKHALVHDGSRVIECLQKTLRIASGCMNENTTVEIFCHALNKYLYYFEQGVAEVTAEYIHSLIDLITKALLSLRENARSGASWGPDVYDSPASLDAIQQHFVSHLEYVRDKKQAVLGALAADDNVEVGGADWAGIEVHAPLRKLAAGSS, encoded by the exons ATGGAAAGTGGCTGCGATCGCGTTGGCGTGCC TAGCGACGTGCTTGATAGCATCCAGGAAGACGCCTCTACAGCGGCGTTGCACCTTGCGCAGTCGGACGTGGACTCCGAGTTCGGTTCCTACCGTGGCCGCCGCCCGAATCTGAACACAAAACCAAGCGCGATTTCGAGCCCTGACGCGTGCGGCGACCCTGCATTTGCCGATCTAAGCGCTCCTATTTTGCACATACTCTCGCGTGGCGATCTCGAGAATTCGATCCTGTCGCGCCCCATGCATATGGACGAGTCTACAAAAACACTCACCGAGGCGCTCAGCGTCGTCAAGGTTCAGCGCGTCCAGTTGAAGCGGTTCCTTGACACGGACCGCGTCATGGACGCGCTCAAGTGTGCGTCGACGATGCTGAACGaactgcgcgcgtcgacgcTCTCTCCAAAACACTACTACGAGCTGTACATGGCTATCTTCGATGCCCTTCGTCACCTGTCCATCTACctgcacgatgcgcacTCCAACGGAAAACACCACCTGGCAGACTTGTATGAGCTGGTCCAGTACTGCGGAAACATCGTGCCGCGACTGTACCTGATGATCACGGTAGGTGGCGTATACATGTCCGTTCCCGATGCGCCCGTCAAGGAAATCATGCGCGACATGATTGAGATGAGCCGCGGCATCCAGCATCCCACCCGTGGCTTGTTCCTGCGGCACTACCTCtctggcgcgacgcgggACCATTTGCCTTCTTCGACCGAGCCCGGGCCTGCGGGCGATCTGGACGACAGCATCGGCTTTGTGCTCGGCAACTTTGTCGAGATGAACAAGCTGTGGGTGCGCCAGCAGCATCTGGGGCATTctcgcgagcgcgagcgccgcgaaatggagcgccgcgagctgcggATTCTCGTGGGCACGAATCTCGTGCGTCTCAGCCAGCTGGAAGGCGTATCGCTGGACGTGTACAGCAGCGTGATTCTTCCTCgtgtgctcgagcaggtaGTGAGCTGCAAAGACATGATTGCACAAGAGCACCTCATGGAGGTCATTGTGCAAGTGTTCCTGGACGAGTTCCACCTGCATACAttgccgcagctgctcgctgcatgcgcgcggTTGCATCCCAAGGTGAATGTGAAGCAGATTGTGATATCCCTGATTAGCCGGCTTGCCGCGTACGCTGCACGTGAAGCTGAAAATGAGAGCCCCGAGGAAATTCGGCGGCAGGAGGAAGAgggcgcgcggcgactgGCGATCAAGACGCACGAAATGCAGCGTACATTGCCGATGCCTGCACACACAGTCTGGCAGGAGATTGACGCAGAACAAGGGCGGCCCAAGGACCGCTGGACGTTGTTTGCCGAGGAGCTTGGAAAGGTCGTTCCTGCGTCTGTACACGGCTCTATTTGGCACGACATGCCCCCCGTAAAAAGAGAGGAGAAAGGAAAGGACGATGCTAAGCAGGAGAGTGCCAAGCAAGGCGATAATCACGCTGTACACAGGAATGCGGACCAAGAGACTgtctccagcgccgagaAACCCGAAAAGGACACGGAAGCACAGGACCAAGAGACTgtctccagcgccgagaAACCCGAAAAGGACACGGAAGCACAGGACCAAGAGACTGTTTCCAGCGCCACGACAGCGCACCGCGACACTGCTCCAAACGCCGACTCAGCACCTCAGCCCGACGCACCCCCAAGCGACACCTCTCGCAAATTCTGCGGCATCCCCGAAACCGTCCCACTCTTTGAAGTGTTTTGGGACCAGATTCTCCTCCTGCtcaacgcgcgcgccgacctTACCTTGGCCGATCTCGCCGCTttgctctttgcgctcctgGACCTTTGCTTGCACTGTTACCCCGACCGTCTCGAGTATGTTGATCAGATTTTGGGATTTGCACACACCAAGTTTGCCGAGAGCTCACAAGCAAGCGACCGACCTGCAGCAAACAGTGCCCACGCCCAGACCCTCTTGCTTGCGCCTGTCAACGCTTATAAGAATCCACTTACTCTACTCGTCATTCCCAACTTTCACGTCTTGTGGGCCGAGCAGCCACctcttgcgcggcgtgctgttGCCCAGGCCATCGTCCAATCGATGCTTCAGCGCCATACGCGGATCACAACTCCAGAAGACGCTGTTGGCATCCTGGAGCTGTGTGCTTCTTTGATCGAGGAGCCCGAGCCCCAGCCGTCTGCCTCGGAAAGCTCCTCGGGCCAAGGCATCCAGCAAGACTTTTACCCGTCTGCAGCCATCGATGAGCTTGCCGACCGCCAAGGCATGCTCGCCAGGGTAATGCATCTCTTCCAGGCACAAGAGCCCGAGGCGCAACTCCGACTCTTGtacattgcgcgccattACTTGGCACGAGGAGGCGATGGAATTCGCTACACGTTCCCTGCGCTGATCTCGGCTGCTATtcgacttgcgcgcaaattCCGCGCCTACAAAGAATACGACCCCCAATGGGACGCGCATACCGCAACGCTCTTTCACTTTGTCCACCAGCTCATTGCGAAATTGCACCGCCAGGTGGATGCGCCGGAGCTCTGTGTGCGCTTTTTCCTGCTCGCTGCTGAAGCGGCGGACGAATGCGGTTTTGAGGAGCTCGCGTATGAATACTATATTCAGTCGTTTACACTTTACGAAGAGTCCATATCCGACTCGCGCTCCCAGCTGCATGCAATTGGCTTGATCGTCAGTGCACTGTTCAAGACGCGCATCTTTTGCCGCGAGAATTACGATGCATTgacgacgcgcgcggcgcaataCTGCTCCAAGCTGCTCAAACGGCCGCACCAGGCAGCGGCCGTCATGATGGCCAGTCATCTCTGGTGGCAGTTGCCGGAGGCGAAAGGCACCGTGgcaaagcacgcgcttgtgcacgaTGGAAGTCGCGTGATTGAATGCCTGCAGAAGACGCTGCGGATTGCAAGTGGATGCATGAATGAGAACACGACGGTGGAGATCTTCTGCCATGCACTGAACAAGTACCTCTACTATTTCGAGCAGGGCGTAGCGGAGGTGACGGCCGAGTACATCCATTCACTGATTGATCTAATTACCAAGGCGCTcttgtcgctgcgcgaaaatgcgcgcagcggcgctaGCTGGGGCCCGGACGTTTACGACTCGCCAGCGAGCCTTGATGCAATCCAGCAGCACTTTGTGAGCCATTTGGAGTatgtgcgcgacaagaAGCAGGCAGTGCTGGgtgcgcttgctgctgaTGACAATGTAGAGGTAGGTGGCGCAGACTGGGCAGGTATAGAGGTGCATGCGCccctgcgcaagctcgcggCAGGTAGCTCGTAA